Part of the Debaryomyces hansenii CBS767 chromosome C complete sequence genome is shown below.
TTCGAGATTCGTGGTTGGCCTTCCTAAtcaatatgaaaaataaacGAAACACAAAATCAAGCGATTTTCAGATGcgaaaattttctttgtcGTCGGGTTTCACGTTTTATAAACAAGTCAAAATCCCTTGAGTTTGTTCATTAGTTTAACTTGTTCTTCATATTAATTAGGTATTTCTACAGTCATTCCTTATTATCTTATATCCCTAGATAATACCTTGATATATTAACTAACTGAACATTCATTATGTTATTTAAGTCTTTCGTTAGCGCTGCTTTAGTTGGTGCCGTTTTAGCCCAACCATTACAACAACATCAACACCATGAACACAAGATGGAAAAGAAGGATGTTAAGGTTGTCACCCAAACCAGTGTCGTTAAGGTCACTGTTGGTGCCAACACCTACACTGAACCAGTTGAAGTTAGTACTTCCGCTGTTGATGTGACTTCTGCTACTGATGCTGCTCAATACAGACCAAGCAGTTTCAGCAACCCATCTACTTTTGAAACCCAAACCACCACCGGTTCTGCTTCTGAATCCACCGATGCTTCTTCTACCAGCAGCGGTTCCGATTCTACCTCTTCTGGTGTCGGTAAGGGTGGTGCTAAGGGTATCACTTACTCTCCTTACTCCGACGATGGTGGCTGTAAGTCATCTTCTCAAATCCAAAAGGAAATCTCCCAACTTTCCGGTTTCGACATCATCAGATTGTACGGTGTTGATTGTGACCAAGTTGCTCAAGTCTTATCCTCTAAGACTTCTTCCCAAAAGGTCTTCGCTGGTATTTTCGATGTCAACAACATTGAATCTGGTGTCGAAAGCTTAGCTTCTGCTGTCAAGTCCAGTGGTTCTTGGGATGACATCCACACTGTTTCCATCGGTAACGAATTAGTTAACAACGGTGAAGCTACTGCTTCCCAAATTGCTACCTACGTTAAGTCCGGTAAGGCTGCTTTAAAGAGCGCTGGTTACAGTGGTAAGGTTGTTTCCGTTGACACTTTCATTGCTGTTATTAACAACCCAGACTTATGTGACCACTCTGATTACATGGCCGTCAATGCTCACGCTTTCTTCGATGGTCATGTCTCTGCTGATCAAGCTGGTACCTGGGTTTTACAACAAATCCAAAGAGTTGCTACCGCTTGTGGTGGTAAGAAGGATGTCTTCATCACCGAAACCGGCTGGCCATCAAAGGGTGACAGCAATGGTGTTGCTAATCCTTCTGTTGCTAACCAAAAATCTGCTGTTGACTCCATCAAGGATACTTGTGGTGATGCCGTCACTTTGTTCACTGCTTTCAACGATTTATGGAAGGCTGATGGTGCATACAACGCTGAAAAGTACTGGGGTATTTACTCTTCCTAAGTTATTCGGGTAGTCGGTAAAATTTTCTGGTTTATTTCGAGTTATATGTGAGTTCTACTCTacttttatttttattattttattgtttctTGTTTTGATATCCCaagtaataaatattatttactaTTAAATCTGTAGCAATTATACTGGACTAGTACTCTTGAATTCTCAATGAGTATGCAAAATTGGCTAGATCCATTAAACAGATCCATTaaacaatattatacatTATAGTACACTAATATATAAGCTTATTACTATACACTATGCTCGTAcacaaaaaaattaaggTTTAGCCAAAATTTAcgaaaatttttcaagaaaatgtCTTCTGGCCTCGATGGATTGTGGACTTTGAATTGCTTGTAATTTCTTCATGTCCTGTTTCGAACCACTGAGTAGATAATTGTCTAACTTACTAGTCCATATACCATCAGTGTCTTCAATTTGTAACCCATCATAAAGTTTATCTTCCAGTAAATGTGGAATCAAATGtaaaaattgatcaataaaTACTTGCATGTTCACAATATCCCCAGTCGCAGCCATAATTAAATGAGCAGTAAAAACATCATTGATACCTATCTCATTGAATGATTTAAGTAACACGGCTGGAGCCGCAAGctcaatatcatttaatattgTTTCCACCCTCGTACTGATCTCATTAGgtgaaattttaaaaaagTTCTTATTTAATAGGTGTTCAAGAGTTATACCTTCAGGAAGGtatttaatatcaaaatccGACCACATCTGCGAGGTAGATTGAGAATCAAGAAGAGATCCACCTTTACCTTGCGGTTGAGATTCGGCTTGAGATTGTGATTCAATCACCAGctcaatatcattatttgattctCCTTCTCCTTCTTGGATTTCATGTTCGCCAGCATTCTCAGCAGCATTTGCATAATTCGAGGATCTAATCTGctttattttttcatctattGCTCCATCATCCCCGGCATTTTCGTTGGATGGGAGTGCTCTGTAATTATCATTGTAGCTCGATCCaatcaattctttgaatcCCCTGGTAAGTCCTGCCTTTTTCCcagtgaaatttttcatttgttcGGGTGTTTCAccatttt
Proteins encoded:
- a CDS encoding DEHA2C12980p (similar to uniprot|Q04951 Saccharomyces cerevisiae YMR305C SCW10 Cell wall protein with similarity to glucanases), with protein sequence MLFKSFVSAALVGAVLAQPLQQHQHHEHKMEKKDVKVVTQTSVVKVTVGANTYTEPVEVSTSAVDVTSATDAAQYRPSSFSNPSTFETQTTTGSASESTDASSTSSGSDSTSSGVGKGGAKGITYSPYSDDGGCKSSSQIQKEISQLSGFDIIRLYGVDCDQVAQVLSSKTSSQKVFAGIFDVNNIESGVESLASAVKSSGSWDDIHTVSIGNELVNNGEATASQIATYVKSGKAALKSAGYSGKVVSVDTFIAVINNPDLCDHSDYMAVNAHAFFDGHVSADQAGTWVLQQIQRVATACGGKKDVFITETGWPSKGDSNGVANPSVANQKSAVDSIKDTCGDAVTLFTAFNDLWKADGAYNAEKYWGIYSS